Proteins encoded within one genomic window of Bacillus sp. 1NLA3E:
- a CDS encoding N-acetylmuramoyl-L-alanine amidase: protein MRFHKIIGAILFAGILMSFFVKTPIYASAQINSIGYIDDPVSGKTLVGSQNVRGWFLDESGVAKIEVLVDGVVAGQAIYGDARPDVQKVFPEYHNGNAGFHYTLDTTKFRDGRHNVTFRETGMNGYVTTLPEKTITIANVLGYIDDPVSGKTLIGSQNVRGWFLDESGVSKIEVLVDGVVAGQAIYGDARPDVQKVFPAYHNRNGGFHYTLDTTKFSDGRHTVTFRETGMNGYVTTLPEKTITIANVLGYIDDPVSGKTLIGSQNVRGWFLDESGVSKIEVLVDGIVAGQAIYGDARPDVQKVFPAYHNGNAGFHFTLDTTKFRDGRHTVTFRETGMNGYVTTLPEKTITIANVLGYIDDPVSGKTLVGSQNVRGWFLDESGVSKIEVLVDGVVAGQAIYGDARPDVQKVFPEYHNGNGGFHYTLDTTKFRDGRHTVTFRETGKNGYVTTLPEKTITIANVLGYIDDPVSGKTLIGSQNVRGWFLDESGVSKIEVLVDGVVAGQAIYGDARPDVQKVFPEYHNGNGGFHYTLDTTKFRDGRHTVTFRETGMNGFVTTLPEKTITIANVLGYIDDPVSGKILKGNQNVRGWFLDESGVSKIEVLVDGVVAGQAIYGDARPDVQKVFPEYHNGNAGYHYTLDTTKFSDGRHTVTFRETGKNGYVTTLPGKIVTFNQLSKATVFLDPGHGGTDPGATAGGYKEADLNLAVAKKVQSLLLDRGYIVYMSRNDNSTVGLLDRSQMANDINPDIFVSIHHNATGTGETSANGIESYYYEYDPNYPSKINADMHNNPERISMSKTLATLIQENLVEYTGANDRGTDGETFSVLRESAMPATLVELGFINNSSERQKLVTDSYQNTLAKAIADGIDEYFSIY, encoded by the coding sequence ATGAGATTTCATAAAATTATTGGTGCTATTTTGTTTGCAGGAATTTTAATGTCATTTTTTGTGAAAACTCCCATTTATGCATCAGCACAAATAAATTCAATCGGGTATATCGATGATCCGGTTTCTGGCAAAACGCTAGTAGGGTCCCAAAACGTACGGGGCTGGTTTTTGGATGAAAGTGGAGTAGCAAAAATTGAAGTATTGGTAGACGGTGTAGTGGCAGGCCAGGCGATTTATGGAGATGCGAGACCGGATGTCCAAAAAGTCTTTCCAGAGTACCACAATGGGAATGCGGGCTTTCATTACACTCTCGACACAACCAAATTTAGAGATGGAAGACATAACGTAACGTTTAGAGAAACAGGAATGAACGGCTATGTCACAACATTGCCTGAAAAGACTATAACGATTGCAAATGTCCTCGGGTATATCGATGATCCGGTTTCTGGCAAAACACTTATCGGGTCCCAAAACGTACGGGGCTGGTTTTTAGATGAAAGCGGAGTATCGAAAATTGAAGTGCTGGTAGACGGTGTAGTGGCAGGTCAGGCGATCTATGGAGATGCGAGACCAGATGTCCAGAAAGTCTTTCCAGCGTACCACAATAGGAATGGTGGCTTTCATTATACTCTCGACACAACCAAATTTAGTGATGGAAGACATACCGTAACGTTCAGAGAAACAGGAATGAACGGCTATGTCACAACATTGCCTGAAAAGACTATAACGATTGCAAATGTCCTCGGGTATATCGATGATCCGGTTTCTGGCAAAACACTTATCGGGTCCCAAAACGTACGGGGCTGGTTTTTAGATGAAAGCGGAGTGTCGAAAATTGAAGTACTGGTAGACGGTATAGTGGCAGGTCAGGCGATCTATGGAGATGCGAGACCAGATGTCCAGAAAGTCTTTCCAGCGTACCACAATGGGAATGCGGGCTTTCATTTTACGCTCGACACAACCAAATTTAGAGATGGAAGACATACCGTAACGTTCAGAGAAACAGGAATGAACGGCTATGTCACAACATTGCCTGAAAAGACTATAACGATTGCAAATGTCCTCGGGTATATCGATGATCCGGTTTCTGGCAAAACGCTAGTAGGGTCCCAAAACGTACGGGGCTGGTTTTTAGATGAAAGTGGAGTATCAAAAATTGAAGTACTGGTAGACGGTGTAGTGGCAGGTCAGGCGATCTATGGAGATGCGAGACCAGATGTCCAGAAAGTCTTTCCAGAGTACCACAATGGGAATGGTGGCTTTCATTACACTCTCGACACAACCAAATTTAGAGATGGAAGACATACCGTAACGTTCAGAGAAACAGGAAAGAACGGCTATGTCACAACATTGCCTGAAAAGACTATAACGATTGCAAATGTCCTCGGGTATATCGATGATCCGGTTTCTGGCAAAACACTTATCGGGTCCCAAAACGTACGGGGCTGGTTTTTAGATGAAAGCGGAGTGTCGAAAATTGAAGTACTGGTAGACGGTGTAGTGGCAGGTCAGGCGATCTATGGAGATGCGAGACCAGATGTCCAGAAAGTCTTTCCAGAGTACCACAATGGGAATGGTGGCTTTCATTACACTCTCGACACAACCAAATTTAGAGATGGAAGACATACCGTAACGTTCAGAGAAACAGGAATGAACGGCTTTGTCACAACATTGCCTGAAAAGACTATAACGATTGCAAATGTCCTCGGGTATATCGATGATCCGGTTTCTGGCAAAATACTAAAAGGAAACCAAAACGTGCGGGGCTGGTTTTTGGATGAAAGCGGAGTGTCGAAAATTGAAGTACTGGTAGACGGTGTAGTGGCAGGTCAGGCGATCTATGGAGATGCGAGACCAGATGTCCAAAAAGTCTTTCCAGAGTACCACAATGGGAATGCAGGCTATCATTATACTCTCGACACAACCAAATTTAGTGATGGAAGACACACCGTAACGTTCAGAGAAACGGGAAAGAACGGCTATGTCACAACATTGCCTGGAAAGATTGTAACGTTCAATCAATTATCAAAAGCAACAGTATTTTTAGACCCGGGACATGGTGGGACTGATCCTGGTGCAACTGCTGGTGGTTATAAAGAAGCAGACTTGAATTTAGCTGTTGCGAAAAAAGTTCAATCATTATTATTAGATCGAGGCTATATAGTTTATATGTCTCGTAATGACAATTCCACTGTAGGATTACTAGATCGTTCCCAAATGGCAAATGATATAAATCCAGATATTTTCGTTAGTATTCATCATAACGCTACAGGAACAGGGGAAACTTCAGCTAATGGTATCGAGTCATACTACTATGAATATGACCCAAATTACCCTTCGAAAATCAATGCTGATATGCATAATAATCCAGAAAGAATTTCAATGAGTAAGACACTCGCAACCTTGATTCAGGAAAATTTG
- a CDS encoding glycosyltransferase family 2 protein: MNPKISIIVPVFNVERFIHDCVDSILGQTFKDFELILVNDGSIDRSGDICDEYSKKDDRIIVIHKENGGQSSARNRGIDLAKGDYIGFIDSDDWIDKDMYEVLYKKAIETDTDISACNIIEYQKDSTKRLFCNDSTYQIYDRNSAMNEIFLNQRLTYSPCNKIYKKDLFNCLRFKEGYILEDMDFAYKIIHQSNKIFYTGQAMYNYRYNDKSTLRKTFSKKRLDEYSVRKEMYAFYLENYPAQADEVYAEWFLKGLELYINIEKYYRNEKKQYKYLIDVDRRILKSLVGKKSYNKKKKILLSIGLISINLLVTVYRLYWDKIKKEL; the protein is encoded by the coding sequence ATGAATCCTAAAATTAGCATAATTGTACCTGTTTTCAATGTTGAAAGATTTATTCATGATTGTGTTGATAGTATTCTTGGACAGACATTTAAAGATTTTGAACTTATTTTAGTGAATGATGGATCTATTGACCGAAGTGGTGATATTTGTGATGAATATTCAAAAAAGGATGATAGAATCATTGTTATTCACAAAGAAAATGGTGGTCAGTCTTCGGCAAGAAATAGAGGAATTGATTTAGCAAAGGGAGATTATATTGGATTCATCGATAGTGATGATTGGATAGACAAAGATATGTACGAAGTCTTGTATAAAAAAGCAATCGAAACGGATACGGATATATCTGCGTGTAATATTATAGAATATCAAAAGGATTCTACAAAACGTCTTTTCTGTAATGATTCAACTTATCAAATATATGATAGAAATTCTGCAATGAATGAAATATTCTTAAATCAGAGACTAACCTATAGTCCATGTAATAAAATATATAAAAAGGATTTATTCAACTGTCTTAGATTTAAAGAAGGTTATATTCTTGAAGATATGGATTTTGCCTATAAAATAATTCATCAATCAAATAAAATTTTTTATACAGGGCAAGCAATGTATAATTACCGTTATAATGATAAAAGCACTTTGCGAAAAACCTTTTCAAAAAAGCGCTTAGATGAATATTCAGTAAGAAAAGAGATGTACGCATTTTATCTAGAAAATTATCCAGCTCAAGCTGATGAAGTATATGCAGAATGGTTTTTAAAGGGTTTAGAGTTATATATCAACATTGAAAAGTATTATAGAAATGAAAAGAAACAATATAAATATTTAATTGATGTAGATCGTAGAATATTAAAATCATTAGTAGGTAAAAAAAGTTATAATAAGAAGAAAAAAATCCTTTTATCTATTGGCCTTATTTCGATTAATCTGCTGGTAACTGTGTACAGATTATACTGGGATAAAATCAAGAAAGAGTTATAA
- a CDS encoding glycosyltransferase family 2 protein — translation MIAFVILNYNTWEMTIRCVDSIFQTCKQKYTIYIVDNGSTNDSYKQIEKHYRDNKNVVLIKSENFGYARGNNNGIRQAIKDGFDIITVTNNDVIFSDGSIDCMYTFLQKNQDAAVVAPYILSPEGVLHNLPSLKPISTRDYLLFHTRLEKFVSGNSKRLHDQEYNLTPEAISNQPIPIYKFSGCCFMARGRMLEEVGLFDENTFLYFEEDILCLRMDQSGYRSYFLPDSKIVHHHGLTTGKDNLFVDTEMLKSEMYFLSRYQKMNFFSMFFVYIDRALTSMIKIIRNRYNNVGFKDYLDFLRKTWTQFKNTRNKEMAKM, via the coding sequence ATGATAGCCTTTGTTATTTTAAATTACAACACTTGGGAAATGACTATACGTTGTGTAGATTCAATTTTTCAAACATGCAAACAAAAATACACCATTTATATTGTGGACAATGGTTCAACCAATGACTCCTATAAACAGATTGAAAAACATTACCGAGATAATAAAAATGTAGTGTTAATTAAATCTGAAAATTTCGGGTATGCCAGAGGAAATAATAATGGTATCAGACAGGCCATTAAGGATGGCTTTGATATCATTACCGTCACGAATAATGATGTTATTTTTTCGGATGGAAGCATTGATTGTATGTATACATTTCTCCAAAAAAATCAGGATGCAGCAGTCGTAGCTCCCTACATATTATCACCTGAAGGGGTCCTACATAATTTGCCATCATTAAAACCAATAAGTACAAGGGATTATCTACTATTTCATACAAGGCTAGAGAAATTTGTGTCTGGAAATAGCAAAAGGCTCCATGATCAAGAGTATAATTTAACTCCTGAAGCAATAAGTAATCAGCCTATACCAATTTATAAATTTTCTGGTTGCTGTTTTATGGCAAGGGGAAGGATGTTAGAGGAAGTAGGATTATTTGATGAAAATACTTTCTTGTATTTCGAAGAAGATATTCTTTGCCTAAGGATGGATCAGTCAGGTTATAGATCCTACTTTTTACCAGATTCTAAAATTGTTCATCACCATGGTCTAACAACGGGTAAAGACAATCTGTTTGTAGATACCGAAATGTTAAAAAGTGAGATGTATTTCTTGTCAAGATACCAAAAAATGAATTTTTTCAGTATGTTCTTTGTATATATTGATCGTGCTTTAACTTCCATGATTAAAATAATTAGAAATCGTTACAATAATGTCGGGTTTAAAGACTATTTAGACTTTCTAAGGAAAACGTGGACACAGTTTAAAAATACTCGAAACAAAGAAATGGCAAAAATGTAA
- a CDS encoding glycosyltransferase family 4 protein: MRNKRMVLLFDIEWFERVHLFKDVGMIPAYFSKLYNFESTIVFYDNERNHNLKNMECGINLIRLKKNLLNKVLWIRNFVSPITMYLIKNAKNIDVLMLFHLKKENYFYRLLYKFLNPKGKVYLKLDINLKGIEMFEILNKEEQTSLNIFKYKKGIEAYLRTIKRTIDFKRMKFELTKFEVVSVETKYALDRIQELTNNKLNHNLILATNGFPDEIENEKFVKGFEEKENIIMTVGRLGTFEKNNEMLLKSIEKLQLNNWKIFLIGPIEDNFRKYTQEFYNNNPTLKDKVVLVGNINDKNTLYEWYARSKVFCLTSRSEGFPLVFPEAIYFGNYIVSTKVGADEDITNYGTLGKSIDQDDIETLTNTFQEIIDNTNDISVKYNEIIKHSREHFVWDKVLEKIYSKLYGNL, from the coding sequence ATTCCTGCTTATTTTAGTAAGTTATATAATTTTGAAAGCACAATTGTTTTTTATGATAATGAAAGAAACCATAATCTAAAAAACATGGAATGTGGTATAAACCTAATTAGATTAAAAAAGAATTTGTTAAATAAAGTGCTGTGGATAAGGAATTTTGTATCACCAATCACAATGTACTTAATCAAAAATGCAAAAAACATCGATGTCCTCATGCTTTTTCACCTAAAAAAAGAAAATTATTTTTATAGACTTTTATATAAATTTCTTAACCCAAAGGGAAAGGTCTATTTAAAGCTTGATATAAATTTAAAGGGTATCGAAATGTTTGAAATATTAAATAAAGAAGAACAAACAAGCTTAAATATTTTTAAATATAAAAAGGGTATTGAAGCGTATTTGAGGACAATAAAACGAACAATTGATTTTAAAAGAATGAAATTTGAGTTAACAAAATTTGAGGTAGTAAGTGTTGAGACTAAGTATGCACTTGATAGGATTCAGGAGTTAACTAATAACAAGTTAAACCACAATTTGATTTTGGCAACAAACGGTTTTCCTGATGAGATTGAGAATGAAAAGTTCGTAAAGGGATTTGAGGAAAAAGAGAACATAATTATGACAGTTGGACGATTAGGAACATTTGAAAAAAATAATGAAATGTTGTTAAAGTCGATTGAAAAACTTCAATTAAATAATTGGAAAATTTTTTTAATTGGTCCAATAGAAGATAATTTTAGAAAATATACTCAAGAGTTCTATAATAATAACCCGACTCTAAAAGATAAAGTTGTTTTAGTCGGAAATATTAATGATAAAAACACATTATATGAATGGTATGCAAGAAGTAAGGTGTTCTGTTTAACTTCAAGAAGTGAGGGCTTTCCTTTAGTTTTTCCTGAGGCAATTTATTTTGGTAATTATATCGTTTCAACTAAAGTCGGTGCTGACGAGGATATCACAAATTACGGAACTTTAGGAAAAAGTATTGATCAGGACGATATCGAGACATTAACAAATACTTTCCAGGAAATTATTGATAATACTAATGATATTAGCGTTAAATATAATGAAATAATAAAACACAGCAGAGAACATTTTGTGTGGGACAAAGTCTTAGAAAAAATATATTCTAAACTTTATGGGAATTTATGA